The uncultured Fibrobacter sp. DNA segment CGTACAAAACGCAAGCCCTCCTCCGCCACCGCCAAACAAGCCGGCCAACAGACCATCTTCACGGCATTCAATATCGTACGGGAAAAAGACCTTACTCTCCGTTTCCCAACTTGCCTGGCATGGAGTACGCTCACAGGGAATTGAATCCGGATAAATCCAATCCTTGATAGGTTCATCTAGATCCTTGATCAACAAGGGGCGATACGTACTGTCGTCTACAATTTCGGCGCAGTATTCCGCAACGCGGGGCGATGCCGCAAACGCATGCAACGCCAACCAAAGGCAAACCAAGCAAACGTTACGGAGTTTCATGAGATTTACCCCACTCCTTGCAGGAATTCATCAACTCGCCAAACGACTTGATGTTCCCCTTCTGATAACTTTTGCTTTCTACTTTCTTGTCGCGTAAATAGAAATTCAATTCTGTCACACCGGGAACCGCGAGATTGCCCGCACGAATTAAATCTTCTTCTTTGAGTCCCCACGGCAACGTCTGGAAGAAACCGTCCATCTTATCATTTTTCAGGAGCCATTCCATCAAAGAATTGAAGCTTTTCTTTTGGTGGGCATTGAAATAATAGAAGAGCGCCGCACGTGTCATCGGCATCATCTTCATTTCATCTGTCACAAGAATTTCCAAACCTTTTTCTACAGGCTTGCAACCCTTGGTCGTCGCCACCGTATTCTTGCAGGAGTGGAAATAGCGTCCCATTTTTGTAGATCGCGGAATTTCGACGCTATCGCCAAGGTTTCCACAATTCCAGTTATCGTCGTAGCAACGTGAAGTTGTCCCCCAAAATACGGTATCGTGAATCTGTTCAGGAGCATTGCTCCGCGCGATAATATACGCCCTGCCGTCGGCATACAGGCAGTCCATCTTGTTTCCGACAAAGGCAAGTTCACCATCCATCGGCATGTCGGACGAACTGGCATAATTGACGACTTTGCAGGTACGGCCATCTGCCTTATAGCACGGGAAAATATCCTCGGCACCCATGGGTATTTTTATTACACCGGCATAAATTACACCGGACAGCACACCCACCAGCAAAAATATTCTCCCTATATGGTCACGACATCTCATCTCGATTCCCTATCCCCTATTCATAAATATAGCCTCTAACGCGCCGCTTTTCATAGCATGACACGCCACATCCCCTTTTTTGCAGACCAAACACTAGATACACTTTGGTAAAATCATACAAAACAGCCGTTAACGGAGGACTCCGGCCGACTTATTTTTTAGTGTACAAAGCGGCCTTCCGCACACCATCAAAATTGAGGACCTTATGTTCAAGAATCTCCTTTTCACGCTGGGAATCCTGCCTATGACTACTTTAGCTTTCCAGATTGGTGCCTGGGTCGGCGGGCCCGGCCAGTACCCGCAACCTACGCAGACTAACGTCCAGGCTTTCCAGGATTTGCAGGGCACGCATCTCGACCTCATCAGCTATTTTGCGCTCTTCGATATCAACGACTGGGACGCAACCGCGCAGTATGCGAATGTTGCGAAGAACAACGGCTCCACGCTGGTCGTCACATGGATGGCGAACGGCTACAAGGCGCAGGAACTGGTGGACGGCAAGGCCGACACCTACATCCGTGATTATGCAAAAGGCGTGAAGGGCTTCGGCGACGAAATCTGGCTCAGGCCGCTCCACGAAGCGAACGGTGACTGGTACGACTGGGGGGTAGGGAAATCCGGTGCCGGTAACACCGACGCGAATGTCGCCGAGGCCTTCCGCCACATCGTGAAAATCTTCAAGGAGGAAGGCGTCACGAACGTCAAGTGGGTATGGACCACCAACGCATCGAACCAGGGCAGCGGAACCACGCTCACGGGCAACTACCCTGGCGACGAATACGTCGATTACATCTCCATCGACGGCTACAACTGGGGCACGTGCCAAAGCTGGTCTAGCTGGCAGTCGTTCTCGCAGGTGTTCAAGAAGGCCTACGACGCACTTGCCAACATAAACAAGCCCCTCTTTATCGCCGAAATCTCGAGCTCCGAGAAGGGCGGCAACAAGGCCGAATGGATTACCGACATGTTCGAGCACTTCGCCACAGACTTCTCGCGCGTGTTCGCGGTAATGTGGTTCAGCCAGAGCAAGGAAGACAACGAGGCAGACTGGGCGCTCAACACGTCGCAGGCCGCCGTGGACGCCTGGAAGGCGGGCATCGCCAAGATGCAGAGCGCACAGCCGTCATCTTCCAGCAGCGCAGGCGATGTCAATCCGGCTACATCGAGCTCATCGGGCGAAGGCCAGACAACCGGAATCGGGACAGTCCGCCAGCCAAGCCAAGGCTCGCTCGCCTATCGCGACGGCAAGCTCTACGTGCGCACCACCAGGCCCATCAGCGCAAGCATCGTGCAGTTCGACTACCAGGGCCGCGTCCTGTGGCAGAGCGCCGTGCGGCAGTTCTTCCCCGGCGAACATGTCATCGACACGCCGGAAGCGGGCACGCAAAGCATCTACAAGCTTTCCGTGCTGCCGTAGCAGAACATACCCTTCTTCACACCAACAGAGGCCGCAATCACCAAGGTTGCGGCCTTCTTCTATTTGAAAAGAAAAATGCCCGGCCAAAAAGCCGGGCAAATCGTTTCAAATGATTTCAGCGAGCCTTACTTCATTGGCACCATTCTGCCGTAGTAGGCGCCGCGGGCCCTGTTCGAGCTGTTGACCTTGCAGCCCTTCAGGTTGTAGTCGCGCTGCATCTTGTACCCGTAATCGCGCATGTACATCAGGCGAATCGCATCCGTAGAGTCTTTCGATTCATACGGCAGCGGCGTGGCAACGGCCGTAGAATCGCCGGGTTGCGTAGTGACACCCGTGGAGTCGCCAGGTTGCGTGGTGACACCCGTGGAATCGCCCGGCTGCGGCGTGGGAGCTGCCGGAGCGGAGAAGGTCACCTTGTAGAGTTGGCAATCTTCGAACCAGTCGATCTTGTCACCTTCCTTGAATTCGGTGTCGCCGATTGTGGTGGCTTCCATCGTCTTTTCCTTCACTTCCTTCGGCTTGGGCTTCCAGATCTTGAAGTTGCCGGTCAGGTGGAGCATGGCGAGGAAGTGCACGAGGCCGTCATAGTAACGCTGGCTACCGACGATGGGCTTGGAATCCCAGGCCTTCTGCAGCACCTTCTTGACAAGGTCCTTATATTCGGGCACGTCCAGCAAGGCGTAGGTCGCCACGGCGTTCGCACCGGCCTGGCCAATCGTGAAATCACCATAACCGCTAGTGCCGTCCCAGTTGAAGTGGCCGTGCTTGTAGCCGTCCTTCTCGAAAAAGTCGGTGATGACCTTCGCAATCTTCGTCTGGCGTTCCGCATCGGCACCGAACAGGTAGTAGTCCATGCCGTAGTTCATGGGGCAACGGATGGCGTCGAACGCATACTTGGTAGAGTTGTCGCTGAATGCGTGATGCGGAGTTCCGTCAAAGTTGCTGTAGTCGCTGCACAGGCCCGACTGCGGGTTGGCAGAATTGTAGATGTGGTCGCGGGTGGCCTTCGTCGCCTTTTTCCACTTGTCGTTGTTGGTCGTCGACCAGCGGCTGAACAGGTCAACGAACGCGGGCAAGCTGTAGGAGGCGTCGCCCCAGGTGTTGTTGCCGTCGGACGGCTGGAAGGTCGCGATATAGGACTGTTCGCTGTACAGGGACTGGCCGTTGCCTTTCCAGCAGGCCTTCAAGATGCTCTGCGCATCCTTCATGTAGCCTTCGTCGTTCCAGCGGTGTGCCGCGAACAGAAGCGACATCATGAAGTAGATTTCGCCATCGGGAGCGTTGCCCCAGTCGCGCACGGAACCGTCACGGTTCGCCTGCCAGGCAAAATAGCCGCTTCCACCCGTGGCGGGGTCCTTCCACATGTGCTTCTTGGCCCAGTTCCAGAGCTTGCCGAACTGTTCCTTGTGGTTGGTCTGCACGGCAATCATCATGCCGTAGGACATGCCTTCGGAACGGATGTCGTTGTTGTTGATGTCGACGATGTAGCCGCCGTCGTTGTCTTCGTAATACACGGTCTTGTCGTTCTGGCCACCGAAGTAGTGGTTCCACAGTTCGTCAACCTTGTCCTGGATTTCCTTGTCGGTCTTGCCCAGGATGGTCTTGAAGGGGCTCGTGTAATCGCCTGTGTAGTAGGCTCCCGAGTAATTCGTCTCGTCGCAGTCCGGGCCGTAGTAGGCGCCGTTCTCGTCGAAGAACTTGGTGGGCACGGGCTTTGTTGCCGTGTTGTCTTGAGCCATGGCCGAAACCACGGCAAAGCCAAGGCACAATACGGCCGTATTGATGAACTTATTTTGTCTCCTCATGTTACTCCTCTTTGTTATTAACAAAAAAAATAAATGGTAAACATCCCAAGGAGGTCTAACGTAAACCTTTTTTTGTTGTAGTCTTTTAAACACCGGAATTTCGCGCAAAAAGGGCAATTTTTGCGGGTGAAACGAAAAAGCCCGGCCAAAAAGCCGGGCAAATCGTTTCAAATGATTTCAGCGAGCCTTACTTGGCCGGGACCATCCTGCCGTAGTAGGCGCCGCGGGCCCTGTTGGAGCTGTTGACCTTGCAGCCCTTCAGGTTGTAGTCGCGCTGCATCTTGTAGCCGTAATCGCGCATGTACATCTGGCGAATCGCATCCGTGGAATCACCCGGGGTCGGCGTGGTGACGCCAGGATTCGGCGAGACAACCGTAGAATCGCCCGGTTGCGGCGGAGTCGTGACCGTAGAATCGCCAGGTGTCGGCGGGGTGGTGGTCGATGCCGTGAAGGTCACCTTGTAAAGCTGGCAGTCTTCGAACCAATCGATGATGTCGCCTTCCTTGAATTCAGTGTCGCCAATCTTGGCGGCTTCCATCGTCTTTTCCTTGACATCCTTCGGCTTCGGCTTCCAAATCTTGAAGGTGCCGGACAGGTGGAGCATGGCGAGGTAGTGGACTAGGCCGTCGTAGTAGCGGTACTGACCGGTCATGAACGGTTCGTCCCAGGCCATCTGCAGGTTCTTCTTGATAATTTCATCGTAACCGCTCACGTCCTTGAGGGCCAGGGCGGCCACGGCATTTGCGCCCTTTTCACCCTGCGTGTAGCTTTCGGAACCACCCGTGCCGTCCCAGTTGAAGCGGGCATGCTCATACTTGTCCTTCTCGAAGAAGTCGATAATACGCTTTGCCATTTCAACTTCGCGAGCAGAGTCGGCACCGAACAGGTAGAAGTCCATACCGAAGTTCATCGCGGAGCGCATGGCGTCGTACATGTACTTGGTCGAATTCTGGTTGTACGAATAAGACTGCGGCTGGCCATCGAAGGTGCTGTAGTCGGCGAACAAACCGGAGTTCTTGTTGGAAGACACATAAAGGTGATTGCGTGCGGCGGACACAGCCTTTTTCCACTTGTCGGTATCCTTTTCGGCCCAGCGGGAGAACAATTCCAGGTAAGCCGGCAAGTCGTAAGACGGGTCGGAGAAATCGTTACCGCTGCCAAGCGGCTGGAACACGATAATGTAGTTGCCCTGGTTGAAGAGCTTGTGGCTCGGGTTGTTCCACATCTTGTCCATGATATAATGGGCGTCCTTTCTGTACTGATCATCGTCCCAGCGGTTTGCCGCAAACAGGAGGGACATCATGAAGTACATTTCGCCGTCCGGCGCGCAGTTGTCATCGCCACCGGTGCCACTGTCGTTACGTTGCCACGCAAAATAACCGTCCCAGTCACCGCCCTTGTGCCACATGTGGTTCTTGGCCCATTTCCAGAGCTTGTCGAATTCTTCCTTGTGACCCGTCTGCACGGCAATCATCATACCGTAGGACATGCCTTCGGAACGGACGTCGTTGTTGTTGATGTCCTTGATGTAGCCTTCGTTACCCTTGTCGTAAAAGACCTTGGAATTATCATCACCCTTGAAGTAGTGATTCCAAAGAGCGTCCATTTTTTCCTGGATCTCTTCATCGGTCTTGCCCAAGTATTTCTTGAAGGCGCTGGTGTAATCGCCCGTATAGTAGGCGCCGCTGTAGTTCTTGTCCTTGTCGCAGTCCGGGCCGTAATAGGCGCCGTTCTCGTCGAAGAACTTGGTGGGCACGGACGTTGCCGCCGCGGTGGATTCTTGAGCCATGGCCGAAGCCATGAAAATGCCAAGGCATAACGCTGCCTTGATTGCGGTTTTTGATCTCCTCATGGTTCTCCTTTTTTTTAGATACCCACCAAAAGATAACTGCCAAATAGCCAAAAGCGGGGGAACGGGCCCTTTTTTGCGTTGTAGAGCTTTTAAACGCTTTTTTTTGCAAAAAAACGGCAATTTTTAGGAAAATTCGGGCAATTTGGGGGAATTTTGAGGACTCAGCCCCAGCCAAGCCATATGGTCATGAACTTGTCGTAGGCCTCGTAAACGCCTTGATTGTTCGTAACAACCTGCTTTTCAAGCAAAGTAGCCAAAGCTTTTTGGACACTGCTCGCCGAAAGGCTGTACTTTTTCAGGAACGCACGCCCCGTAATTTGCGAAACACGCCCTTCTTTGCCAATGGCAACAAGAAGCGTCTTTTGCGGTGGAGTCAGGAGGAAGAGCATGTTCTTGTATATCTCCGAGTTTTCCTCGACGATGTCTTCCACCACACTTTCCAGTTGAGTCAATTCAAACGAACAGCCCTTGTCTGTAATGGAATAGGCGTAGTTCATAACTTTCTGGATATACCACGTGACGCCATTAAAACGGCCATACGTCTCGTGTATTGCATCTTCGGCAATGTTGCGTCCGTTAGCTTCGAAATGGTGCTTTACGAAAGCGGAATATTTGTCTTCGGGAATCACATCCAAATTCATGATGGACACGCTCTGGTAAAAAGGGCGCGCAGCCGACATAAAGATTTCACCCATCATGCTCCGCTCCGAACCGGCAAATACAAAATTTGCATTATGGCAATTCTGGATATAGGTGCGCAGCGTAGCCTCGACATTTTTCTCAGGATAGCACGAAATGGACTGGAATTCATCTATGGCAATCAGGCATGGTTTACCGGCATTTTCGATGTACGAAAAAATTTCTTCCAAGGTGATTGCTGGAGCCTGAACACCTCCCAGTTCCACATTCCACGAGGGCAACCCCTGCACATCGAACGTAATCCCCGTCCGTAGCGACTTTACCGTATCGATAAATGATTCTATCGCCTTTTTCCCGCGAGGTTTCAAGGTATTCACGATCTGGCGTCCCATCTCGTAAACAAAATCACTAAGATTTTTTGTCGCGTAGATGTCAATTACAAACGTGTTGTACTTGCGGGTGATTTTTTGTTGGGCAAAACAATGCCGGACAAGCCCCGTCTTCCCCATACGGCGCGAAGAAATCAATGCCACATTGTTCCCGTTAGTCAACAAACGGGTGAGTTTCTTGGTTTCTTCTTCACGGTCGCAAAAGTAATCCGCACCGATATAACCCGAAGTCAAGAAAGGGTTTATTACGGCATAATCCATGGCAATACCTCGTCTATGCTGTAAATATATATCATTTTTATCCAAAAAGGATTATCCATTTTGGATTATTCTAAAAGGATAATGACAATTAATGCGTTTTACGCATAAGCCGATTGTCTCAAGGTATATAAGGACGGTGGTTCGTCAAAATCCCGAGCATGGTTTTTTCGACGTCGGTGCTGCGATTGCTTTGGTTTATCTCGATAGTAAAGAAATTACCGTTCTTCGTAATCAAGACCGCATACGCAATGGTGTACGATCCGTTGGAAGACACCGTCCAGGCATAATAATCACCATCTTTCCTATCGACCTTTATAGGCCCGTACTTGATGGGCTTGTCTGCATTTATGGCCTTGGTCCTTGCCAAGTAGTAATTGAAAAGCGCAACGAGAACCTGTTCGCTTGGCTGGTTGAAATCAATCCTGCTATCCGTTTCGATGCTTTCGAACAAAGGCCTTGTCTGGCCTTCGATTTTCAATTTGACATAGGAGTTGGAATACCTATCAATGTCGGCCAGCTCCACTAGCGTCGCCATGTCGGGCAACGC contains these protein-coding regions:
- a CDS encoding glycosyl hydrolase, with translation MFKNLLFTLGILPMTTLAFQIGAWVGGPGQYPQPTQTNVQAFQDLQGTHLDLISYFALFDINDWDATAQYANVAKNNGSTLVVTWMANGYKAQELVDGKADTYIRDYAKGVKGFGDEIWLRPLHEANGDWYDWGVGKSGAGNTDANVAEAFRHIVKIFKEEGVTNVKWVWTTNASNQGSGTTLTGNYPGDEYVDYISIDGYNWGTCQSWSSWQSFSQVFKKAYDALANINKPLFIAEISSSEKGGNKAEWITDMFEHFATDFSRVFAVMWFSQSKEDNEADWALNTSQAAVDAWKAGIAKMQSAQPSSSSSAGDVNPATSSSSGEGQTTGIGTVRQPSQGSLAYRDGKLYVRTTRPISASIVQFDYQGRVLWQSAVRQFFPGEHVIDTPEAGTQSIYKLSVLP
- a CDS encoding glycosyl hydrolase family 8, with amino-acid sequence MRRQNKFINTAVLCLGFAVVSAMAQDNTATKPVPTKFFDENGAYYGPDCDETNYSGAYYTGDYTSPFKTILGKTDKEIQDKVDELWNHYFGGQNDKTVYYEDNDGGYIVDINNNDIRSEGMSYGMMIAVQTNHKEQFGKLWNWAKKHMWKDPATGGSGYFAWQANRDGSVRDWGNAPDGEIYFMMSLLFAAHRWNDEGYMKDAQSILKACWKGNGQSLYSEQSYIATFQPSDGNNTWGDASYSLPAFVDLFSRWSTTNNDKWKKATKATRDHIYNSANPQSGLCSDYSNFDGTPHHAFSDNSTKYAFDAIRCPMNYGMDYYLFGADAERQTKIAKVITDFFEKDGYKHGHFNWDGTSGYGDFTIGQAGANAVATYALLDVPEYKDLVKKVLQKAWDSKPIVGSQRYYDGLVHFLAMLHLTGNFKIWKPKPKEVKEKTMEATTIGDTEFKEGDKIDWFEDCQLYKVTFSAPAAPTPQPGDSTGVTTQPGDSTGVTTQPGDSTAVATPLPYESKDSTDAIRLMYMRDYGYKMQRDYNLKGCKVNSSNRARGAYYGRMVPMK
- a CDS encoding glycosyl hydrolase family 8 → MRRSKTAIKAALCLGIFMASAMAQESTAAATSVPTKFFDENGAYYGPDCDKDKNYSGAYYTGDYTSAFKKYLGKTDEEIQEKMDALWNHYFKGDDNSKVFYDKGNEGYIKDINNNDVRSEGMSYGMMIAVQTGHKEEFDKLWKWAKNHMWHKGGDWDGYFAWQRNDSGTGGDDNCAPDGEMYFMMSLLFAANRWDDDQYRKDAHYIMDKMWNNPSHKLFNQGNYIIVFQPLGSGNDFSDPSYDLPAYLELFSRWAEKDTDKWKKAVSAARNHLYVSSNKNSGLFADYSTFDGQPQSYSYNQNSTKYMYDAMRSAMNFGMDFYLFGADSAREVEMAKRIIDFFEKDKYEHARFNWDGTGGSESYTQGEKGANAVAALALKDVSGYDEIIKKNLQMAWDEPFMTGQYRYYDGLVHYLAMLHLSGTFKIWKPKPKDVKEKTMEAAKIGDTEFKEGDIIDWFEDCQLYKVTFTASTTTPPTPGDSTVTTPPQPGDSTVVSPNPGVTTPTPGDSTDAIRQMYMRDYGYKMQRDYNLKGCKVNSSNRARGAYYGRMVPAK
- a CDS encoding ATP-binding protein; translation: MDYAVINPFLTSGYIGADYFCDREEETKKLTRLLTNGNNVALISSRRMGKTGLVRHCFAQQKITRKYNTFVIDIYATKNLSDFVYEMGRQIVNTLKPRGKKAIESFIDTVKSLRTGITFDVQGLPSWNVELGGVQAPAITLEEIFSYIENAGKPCLIAIDEFQSISCYPEKNVEATLRTYIQNCHNANFVFAGSERSMMGEIFMSAARPFYQSVSIMNLDVIPEDKYSAFVKHHFEANGRNIAEDAIHETYGRFNGVTWYIQKVMNYAYSITDKGCSFELTQLESVVEDIVEENSEIYKNMLFLLTPPQKTLLVAIGKEGRVSQITGRAFLKKYSLSASSVQKALATLLEKQVVTNNQGVYEAYDKFMTIWLGWG